Genomic segment of Acidobacteriota bacterium:
GAGGCCGGCGGTTCTTTCGAGATCCGGCCGTCTCGGTCTCCTCTTCGGCCGCCTCTCCGTCTTCGCGGCCGGAAGATTCCTTCCTCGATGGTTTTTCCGGCGGCCCCACCACCACGACGATCTCACCCTTGATGGAGGGGCGCTCCGCCAGCCCGTCGTGCAGCTCTTGGAGCGATCCCCGCAGAACTTCCTCGTGAATCTTGGTCAGCTCCCGGCACACCGCCGCCGGCCGCTCGCCGAAGATCTCCGCCGCGTCCTCGAGACTGGCGAGGAGGCGATGGGGAGCTTCGAAGAAGATCAGCGTGTGGTCGAGCTCGGCGAAGCGGCGGAAGAAGGTGCGGCGTTTGCCGCCCTTGGGGGGCGGGAAGCCACAGAAGGTGAAGGGGAAGGGCGGCAGGCCGGAGACCACCAGCGCCACCAGCACCGCCGAGGCACCGGGGAGCGCCGTCACCGGAATCTGCCGTGCCGCCGCCTCGCGCACCAGAACGAAGCCCGGGTCGGAGACCAGCGGCGTGCCCGCGTCGCTGGCCACCACCACCGTCTGACCGTCCTCCAGCGCCCGAATCACCCG
This window contains:
- the rsmI gene encoding 16S rRNA (cytidine(1402)-2'-O)-methyltransferase, with translation MTGKLLVVATPIGNLEDLTPRARQALEEADLVACEDTRRTGWLLHQLGLKRPLLSLHEHNERRRLPRVIRALEDGQTVVVASDAGTPLVSDPGFVLVREAAARQIPVTALPGASAVLVALVVSGLPPFPFTFCGFPPPKGGKRRTFFRRFAELDHTLIFFEAPHRLLASLEDAAEIFGERPAAVCRELTKIHEEVLRGSLQELHDGLAERPSIKGEIVVVVGPPEKPSRKESSGREDGEAAEEETETAGSRKNRRPQRKRGAGRRRKRST